The following are encoded in a window of Caldicellulosiruptor danielii genomic DNA:
- a CDS encoding helix-turn-helix domain-containing protein — MSAKEMILEALKSSPEPMKTQDIVQKTGLDKKEVEKAIKELKSEGLIESPKRCFYKAK, encoded by the coding sequence ATGAGCGCAAAAGAGATGATCTTAGAGGCTTTGAAGAGTTCTCCAGAGCCGATGAAAACTCAGGATATTGTTCAAAAGACAGGGCTTGACAAAAAAGAGGTTGAAAAAGCTATCAAGGAACTAAAAAGTGAAGGGCTGATAGAGTCACCAAAACGCTGCTTTTACAAAGCAAAATAA
- a CDS encoding response regulator translates to MFKLLIVEDERITRDSLETLIPWNELGIEEIKSAKNGQEALEIVKSYTPDILLCDVRMPRMDGIEFSKRLKNIFPKCKIIFISGYAEKEYLLSAIRLNAIDYIEKPLDIEKIKSTMKKVVEIIELERKEEEEKERLKERYNESIYYAAYQLVQQLLKEQPDYSIFKKYATEDFLASTLDVIVGFVDWKAEEAHLNELVLKEMYNQVLCQDFTSRITVLFSFLSENSFVLICSEKSEIDINKAANILKEVFLQKGEICLMVATSIKAGQVKESIENMLKLLKKNVFYNGFGNSYTYEGFVDKRGQEISFDFEKFEEYLKRDDIKKAKEEIEKLYFWLRSNQSIEIEKVKNIFFEMLLIAYQVGKQRKITQLLDEAGRAKKWHEIEEKFTLNQLKEVIYEALDEIFELLTMRGNLNRKVYQIIRFIEENFYDKHLSVQKIANHFYFSPNYLCSMFKKATGKTLNDYITEVRIEKAKQLLKDNSIKLYEIAERVGFGDPNYFSALFKKKVGMTPSEFRERYYV, encoded by the coding sequence ATGTTTAAGCTTTTGATTGTAGAAGATGAGAGGATAACCCGAGACAGTCTTGAAACATTGATACCATGGAATGAGCTTGGGATTGAAGAAATTAAGAGTGCTAAAAATGGTCAAGAAGCTTTGGAAATTGTAAAAAGTTACACTCCCGATATTTTACTGTGTGATGTAAGAATGCCACGAATGGATGGCATAGAGTTTTCAAAGAGGTTAAAAAATATTTTTCCAAAATGTAAAATAATCTTTATAAGTGGCTATGCAGAAAAAGAATACCTCTTATCAGCCATCCGTTTGAATGCAATTGACTACATTGAAAAACCTCTCGATATAGAAAAGATTAAAAGCACCATGAAAAAAGTTGTGGAGATTATAGAGCTTGAGAGAAAAGAAGAGGAAGAAAAAGAAAGGCTAAAAGAGCGCTACAATGAAAGTATATATTACGCTGCTTACCAGCTTGTTCAACAGCTTCTAAAGGAGCAGCCTGATTATAGCATTTTCAAAAAGTATGCTACTGAAGATTTTTTAGCCTCAACGTTAGATGTTATTGTAGGATTTGTAGACTGGAAGGCTGAAGAGGCCCATCTGAATGAATTAGTACTAAAAGAAATGTATAACCAAGTTTTATGTCAAGACTTTACATCAAGAATTACTGTATTGTTTTCGTTTTTATCAGAGAACAGTTTTGTTCTTATTTGCAGCGAAAAAAGTGAGATAGACATAAACAAAGCAGCGAATATACTAAAAGAGGTTTTTTTACAAAAAGGAGAGATTTGCCTGATGGTTGCTACCTCGATAAAGGCGGGTCAAGTAAAAGAGAGCATTGAAAATATGCTCAAGTTACTCAAGAAAAATGTATTTTATAATGGTTTTGGCAATTCGTATACATATGAAGGTTTTGTAGACAAAAGAGGACAAGAAATTAGTTTTGACTTTGAAAAATTTGAAGAATATCTAAAAAGAGATGATATAAAAAAGGCCAAAGAGGAAATAGAAAAGCTATATTTTTGGCTTAGGTCAAATCAAAGCATTGAGATCGAAAAGGTGAAAAATATATTTTTTGAGATGCTTTTAATTGCATACCAAGTCGGAAAACAAAGAAAAATAACCCAGCTTCTGGATGAAGCTGGGAGAGCAAAAAAATGGCACGAAATAGAAGAAAAATTTACCTTAAACCAGCTAAAAGAGGTTATTTATGAAGCTCTCGATGAAATATTTGAGCTATTAACAATGCGTGGCAATTTAAATCGAAAGGTGTATCAAATAATTAGGTTTATTGAAGAGAACTTTTATGACAAGCATTTGAGTGTTCAGAAGATAGCTAACCATTTTTATTTCAGTCCAAATTATTTATGTAGTATGTTTAAAAAAGCAACTGGTAAAACACTCAACGATTATATAACTGAGGTCAGAATTGAAAAGGCCAAGCAGCTTCTAAAAGATAATAGCATCAAGCTATATGAGATTGCAGAGAGAGTTGGATTTGGAGACCCGAATTATTTCTCAGCGCTGTTCAAAAAGAAGGTTGGAATGACTCCATCTGAATTCAGAGAGAGGTATTATGTATGA
- a CDS encoding ABC transporter permease: protein MICSITTKEWQKLKKNGFWYEIKKNKVLYAMFLPVAIYYILFAYIPMGGIVLAFKEFNYRDGILFSPWNGFKNFEYFFASGRAWLVTKNTILYNLAFLAAYTVFSVACAIFIAELAGKIFKKFIQSVMFLPYFVSWVVVAAMMYNFFNYDYGLINTLIKNIGGEPIDIYSNPTYWYFLLPMLYVWKWVGYGSVLYLAAIMGFDEECYEAAIIDGANIFQRIFYITIPMLKPTMIILILLALGRILRGEFDMFYQIIGNNGLLLDYTDIIDTLVFRSLMQVQDIGMASAAGAYQSVLCFVIIMLVNWLVRRYDKDYALF from the coding sequence ATGATTTGTTCAATCACTACAAAGGAGTGGCAGAAATTGAAAAAGAATGGTTTTTGGTATGAAATAAAAAAGAACAAGGTACTTTATGCCATGTTCTTACCAGTAGCAATTTACTACATTCTGTTTGCCTACATACCAATGGGTGGAATTGTTCTTGCTTTTAAAGAGTTTAATTATCGAGATGGGATACTTTTCAGTCCATGGAACGGCTTCAAAAACTTTGAGTATTTCTTTGCTTCGGGCAGAGCTTGGCTTGTCACAAAAAACACTATTCTTTACAACTTAGCTTTTTTAGCTGCATACACAGTATTTTCAGTTGCGTGTGCAATTTTTATAGCTGAGCTTGCAGGTAAGATATTTAAAAAGTTCATCCAGTCTGTTATGTTTTTACCGTATTTTGTATCATGGGTTGTTGTGGCAGCTATGATGTACAATTTTTTCAACTATGATTATGGTCTTATTAACACCTTGATAAAAAACATTGGTGGTGAGCCTATAGATATCTACTCAAATCCTACTTACTGGTATTTTCTTTTGCCAATGTTATATGTATGGAAATGGGTAGGTTATGGAAGTGTTTTATATCTTGCAGCTATAATGGGATTTGACGAAGAGTGTTATGAGGCAGCAATAATTGATGGCGCAAATATCTTCCAGAGAATCTTTTATATCACAATCCCGATGTTAAAACCGACAATGATAATATTAATTTTACTTGCGCTTGGAAGGATTTTACGTGGCGAGTTTGATATGTTTTATCAGATAATAGGTAATAACGGTCTTTTGCTTGACTATACAGATATCATAGACACTCTTGTGTTCAGAAGCCTTATGCAGGTCCAAGACATTGGGATGGCGTCAGCAGCAGGTGCTTATCAGTCTGTGCTGTGCTTTGTGATTATAATGCTTGTCAACTGGCTTGTCAGAAGATATGACAAAGACTATGCACTGTTTTAA
- a CDS encoding ABC transporter substrate-binding protein → MKKNFRLLVLTLTVCFVLSTLLVSMFAVGFGAQTKAKRTAPGFDPSIDVSKPVKIVGYLLGDAPAEFPNVMKELNKKLQKDINATMEINYIGWGDLNYKYPLILASGENVDWMYAANWCFYFQEAAKGGFKELTMDMIKKYMPRHYKATPSVAWQEAKVKGKIYMIPTATPDRKADVVILRGDLREKYKVPPIKKYNDIEPFLAAIKKNEKTMMPMNLDNQYDLNSVMWRLLVEKTDYLEDVARVSTGGTGLFTTIYDTKPKVYYIMDKEILPAFKEAAKKVKSWYDKGYINRNAYANKVRSKDAFDQGKSAVAFGNSQDIQSNLANAKAKGWKVEIIPIFDKRGHRPADPYINNGVALVAKTKNAERTLMALDLIMEEKSYNYLVYFGIQGKNYIIKNNKIDLPKGVTAENNTYPPDAAGFWFTNKDQFLPLASWDDNYIALRNAIKKALVSSPLSSFSLDQTKVKTEIANLNSVMTQYYNPICIGMVKNVDQAFATLDKKLKAAGVDKVKAEALRQLTQYFKERNQ, encoded by the coding sequence ATGAAAAAGAACTTCAGGCTTTTAGTGCTTACTTTGACAGTATGTTTTGTCCTCTCAACTCTTTTAGTTTCAATGTTTGCGGTTGGTTTTGGTGCACAAACAAAGGCGAAAAGAACTGCACCCGGTTTTGACCCGAGCATTGATGTATCAAAACCTGTTAAAATTGTTGGATATCTTTTGGGTGATGCACCGGCTGAATTTCCAAACGTTATGAAAGAGCTCAACAAAAAACTTCAAAAAGACATCAACGCTACAATGGAGATTAACTATATTGGCTGGGGTGATTTGAACTACAAATATCCACTTATTTTGGCATCAGGCGAAAATGTTGACTGGATGTACGCAGCAAACTGGTGCTTCTACTTTCAAGAAGCTGCAAAAGGTGGATTTAAGGAACTTACAATGGATATGATCAAAAAATACATGCCAAGACACTACAAGGCAACACCTTCTGTTGCATGGCAGGAAGCAAAAGTAAAAGGGAAAATCTATATGATTCCTACTGCAACACCTGACAGAAAAGCTGACGTTGTGATTTTAAGAGGCGATTTGAGAGAAAAGTATAAAGTACCGCCAATCAAAAAGTACAACGATATTGAACCATTCCTTGCTGCAATAAAGAAAAATGAAAAGACAATGATGCCAATGAACTTAGACAACCAATATGACCTCAATTCTGTCATGTGGAGACTTCTTGTTGAAAAGACAGACTACTTAGAAGATGTTGCGAGAGTTTCAACAGGTGGAACAGGTCTTTTCACAACCATTTATGATACAAAACCAAAGGTATACTATATTATGGATAAAGAGATTTTACCTGCTTTCAAAGAGGCAGCAAAGAAAGTAAAGTCATGGTATGACAAAGGTTACATCAACAGAAATGCATATGCTAACAAAGTAAGAAGCAAAGACGCGTTTGACCAAGGAAAGTCAGCAGTTGCATTTGGAAATAGCCAAGATATACAATCCAATCTTGCAAATGCAAAAGCTAAGGGCTGGAAAGTTGAGATTATCCCAATATTTGACAAAAGAGGTCACAGACCAGCTGACCCATACATCAACAATGGTGTTGCTCTGGTTGCAAAGACAAAGAACGCAGAGAGAACACTTATGGCACTTGACCTAATTATGGAAGAAAAGTCATATAACTATCTTGTTTACTTTGGTATTCAGGGCAAAAACTATATCATTAAAAACAACAAAATTGACCTGCCAAAAGGCGTAACAGCTGAGAACAACACATATCCACCTGATGCAGCAGGATTCTGGTTTACAAACAAAGACCAGTTCTTGCCACTTGCAAGCTGGGATGACAATTACATTGCGCTCAGGAACGCAATCAAAAAGGCACTTGTAAGCTCACCACTTTCTTCATTCTCACTTGACCAAACAAAAGTCAAGACAGAGATTGCAAACCTAAACAGCGTCATGACACAGTATTACAACCCAATTTGTATAGGTATGGTAAAGAATGTAGACCAGGCGTTTGCAACACTTGACAAAAAGCTCAAAGCAGCAGGTGTTGATAAGGTAAAAGCTGAGGCACTGAGGCAGCTAACTCAGTACTTCAAGGAGAGAAATCAGTAA
- a CDS encoding arginase family protein, with protein MKSLLSSSYILMFDEYYSFQPRLKEMCTCIDFKDLPSTKYMCSKKVLDSISEKIKKVENSLFFLGAGEYHHFTYMLLKKINETFSLIVIDKHVDYADTYQGFITCGSWLKDAAGLNQIAEIFVLSEEKKNVPSSKIKIFPPTEYKNIKPCLPVYISIDKDILTKFSINTTWDQGHCLPKTLIEIVSQFSSSFEIVGADICGEPPAQFFSLEHKKSEDINLKLLLLLTAKSQSIVA; from the coding sequence ATGAAAAGCTTATTATCTTCTTCATACATTTTGATGTTTGATGAGTATTATTCTTTTCAGCCAAGACTCAAAGAGATGTGTACTTGTATTGACTTCAAAGACCTTCCTTCAACCAAATACATGTGCTCAAAAAAGGTACTTGACTCAATCTCAGAAAAGATAAAAAAAGTTGAAAATTCCTTGTTTTTTCTTGGCGCTGGTGAATATCATCACTTTACATATATGCTCTTAAAAAAAATTAATGAGACTTTTTCTCTAATAGTCATAGACAAACACGTTGACTACGCTGATACATACCAAGGATTTATAACATGCGGTTCATGGTTAAAAGATGCAGCAGGATTAAATCAAATTGCTGAAATCTTTGTGCTCTCAGAGGAGAAAAAAAATGTACCCAGCAGTAAAATCAAAATTTTTCCACCAACTGAATATAAAAATATAAAACCTTGCCTACCGGTTTATATAAGCATTGACAAAGACATCCTGACAAAGTTTTCAATAAACACAACTTGGGACCAAGGACACTGTCTGCCAAAAACCTTAATTGAGATAGTTTCGCAGTTCTCATCATCTTTTGAGATAGTTGGAGCAGATATCTGTGGTGAACCACCTGCACAGTTTTTTTCACTTGAACATAAAAAAAGCGAAGATATAAACTTAAAACTTCTTCTGCTGCTCACAGCAAAATCTCAAAGTATTGTCGCATGA
- a CDS encoding cache domain-containing sensor histidine kinase yields MRRIVNTFSNMSIKYKLFASYMFVILISFGIFSLMNYVIVGRDVEKQAIYSSGKIVDQTASFLENRVSSIKNVLNILALDSTVQELVNRPDDYYYENIGNWLVDSQRFTKLFYSTCQNFDILSISIYMTQGLAKLSETDSYFLFERIEKLPWYQQMVLKGELFTWVTPKMLNIARKDVVSLIRLIPDPKNISEYKAALRADISIAEIERILNQALFTNRTLAFIVNSNSEVVARSLNRTHLSIGEIIKGIEKNISSQEANVIEMEVRGEKLLVRTRIISDTDWYLVLVTPYKEIHELNIKTIKQVFFMIFLITPFTLIFAFWAATSSTSRIKRLTHNMKKVIEKGDFNIELDSHSQDEVGQLIYTFNYMLKKIKELLHEQYQLGKEKKNLELKALQSQINPHFLYNTLDLINWIAIKNKNEDISRLVTSLSQFYKLSLSKGEDVVTVENEIEHVKAYVMIQNYRFDNCIELKIDVPQKLLQARIPKLTLQPLVENSIHHGILEKDEQKGTIIIKGEIIDDKMAAIYVIDDGVGISKEVLEKIKRGEVETTRGHGFGIKNINERLKIYFGNQAGLFYESKINEKTVAKVLFPVEE; encoded by the coding sequence ATGAGGAGGATTGTAAATACTTTTTCAAATATGAGTATAAAATACAAATTGTTTGCTTCATATATGTTTGTAATTTTGATATCATTTGGTATATTTTCTCTTATGAACTACGTTATTGTTGGAAGGGATGTTGAAAAACAGGCTATTTATTCTTCTGGTAAGATTGTGGACCAGACAGCTTCTTTCTTGGAAAATAGAGTTTCGTCTATAAAAAATGTACTGAACATTTTGGCTCTTGATTCAACCGTGCAAGAACTTGTAAACAGGCCGGATGACTACTACTACGAAAACATAGGTAACTGGCTTGTAGACTCCCAGAGGTTTACAAAACTTTTTTACAGCACGTGTCAGAACTTTGACATACTAAGCATCTCAATTTATATGACACAGGGATTAGCAAAACTCAGCGAGACAGATAGCTATTTTCTTTTTGAGCGGATTGAAAAGCTTCCATGGTATCAGCAAATGGTTTTAAAAGGAGAGCTTTTTACTTGGGTGACGCCCAAAATGCTAAATATTGCGCGAAAAGATGTGGTGTCTTTGATAAGACTAATTCCAGACCCTAAAAATATTAGTGAATACAAAGCTGCGCTCAGAGCTGATATTTCAATTGCTGAAATCGAAAGAATTCTAAATCAGGCTTTGTTTACAAACAGAACACTTGCTTTTATTGTCAATTCAAATAGTGAAGTGGTTGCACGTTCTTTAAATAGAACACACTTATCTATTGGGGAGATAATAAAAGGGATAGAAAAGAATATATCATCTCAAGAGGCAAATGTTATTGAGATGGAGGTAAGGGGAGAGAAACTTCTTGTTCGAACGAGGATTATTAGTGATACAGATTGGTATCTTGTACTTGTTACACCTTACAAAGAGATTCATGAGCTTAATATAAAGACTATTAAACAGGTCTTTTTCATGATATTCTTGATTACACCTTTTACATTAATATTTGCTTTCTGGGCGGCAACATCAAGCACATCAAGAATTAAAAGGCTTACTCATAATATGAAAAAGGTGATTGAAAAAGGTGATTTTAATATAGAATTGGATTCCCACTCTCAAGATGAGGTGGGGCAGCTCATATATACCTTTAACTATATGCTAAAAAAGATAAAAGAACTTTTGCATGAGCAGTACCAGCTTGGCAAAGAGAAGAAAAATTTGGAGCTCAAAGCCCTTCAGTCTCAGATAAATCCTCATTTTCTGTACAACACCCTTGATCTTATAAACTGGATTGCAATTAAGAACAAAAATGAAGATATTTCAAGGCTTGTAACCTCTCTTTCTCAGTTTTATAAGTTAAGTCTTAGCAAGGGTGAGGATGTTGTAACTGTGGAAAATGAAATAGAACATGTAAAAGCCTATGTAATGATTCAAAATTACAGGTTTGACAACTGCATTGAACTTAAAATAGATGTCCCACAAAAACTTCTACAAGCGCGGATACCAAAACTAACTCTTCAGCCGCTTGTTGAAAATTCTATTCACCATGGAATTTTGGAAAAAGACGAACAGAAAGGTACTATAATCATAAAAGGCGAAATAATAGATGACAAAATGGCTGCGATATATGTTATTGATGATGGCGTTGGAATCAGTAAAGAAGTTCTTGAAAAGATAAAAAGGGGAGAGGTTGAGACTACAAGAGGACATGGTTTTGGTATAAAAAATATAAATGAGAGATTAAAAATCTATTTTGGAAACCAGGCTGGACTGTTTTACGAGAGCAAAATCAACGAGAAAACAGTTGCAAAAGTCCTGTTTCCTGTTGAAGAATAG
- a CDS encoding carbohydrate ABC transporter permease, whose protein sequence is MRKGKDYILFNVIGYIFITIIGLFTFIPFVMLVVSSFTSENYIINHGYTLIPKEFSLSAYKLIFQNPQRIFRAYLVTIVVTSVGTSLSLFLSTMAAYVMYRKDVRYRNALAFFLYFTTLFNGGLAPYYIILANYYHLKNNVLVLILVPLFNVFYILILRNFIRGSIPDSLIESAKIDGAGDFTVFLRIVLPLSKPALASIGLFIALNYWNDWWTPMMFIEKQSLYPLQYTLYLILSSVNVAANILQNVVRIDMPKESLKLAMTVVATGPIIFLYPFVQRYFVRGITLGAVKG, encoded by the coding sequence TTGAGAAAAGGTAAGGATTATATACTTTTCAATGTTATTGGATATATATTCATAACAATAATCGGACTATTTACATTCATACCTTTTGTTATGCTTGTGGTAAGCTCATTTACTTCAGAAAACTATATTATAAACCACGGTTACACACTGATTCCAAAAGAATTTTCACTCAGTGCATATAAGCTCATTTTTCAAAACCCTCAAAGAATTTTCAGAGCTTACTTGGTAACAATTGTGGTAACAAGTGTTGGTACAAGTTTGTCGTTGTTTCTTTCCACAATGGCTGCGTATGTCATGTACAGAAAAGATGTAAGATATAGAAATGCATTAGCTTTCTTCCTGTACTTCACAACACTTTTCAACGGTGGCCTTGCTCCGTACTATATAATCTTGGCAAATTACTATCATTTAAAAAACAATGTACTTGTTCTCATACTTGTGCCACTTTTCAATGTGTTTTACATTTTAATCTTACGCAACTTTATTAGAGGTTCTATTCCAGACTCTTTAATAGAGTCAGCAAAGATTGACGGTGCAGGAGATTTTACAGTATTCCTTAGAATTGTTTTGCCACTTTCAAAACCAGCTTTGGCCTCTATTGGACTTTTCATAGCTCTCAATTACTGGAATGACTGGTGGACGCCAATGATGTTCATAGAAAAACAAAGCTTGTATCCTTTGCAGTATACTCTGTATTTAATTCTTTCAAGTGTCAATGTTGCGGCAAATATTCTGCAAAATGTTGTGCGAATAGATATGCCAAAAGAAAGTTTAAAACTTGCAATGACAGTTGTTGCAACAGGTCCGATAATTTTCTTGTACCCGTTTGTTCAAAGGTATTTTGTCAGAGGCATAACACTTGGTGCTGTAAAAGGTTAA
- the xylA gene encoding xylose isomerase, which yields MKYFKDIPEVKYEGPQSDNPFAFKYYNPEEIIDGKPLKDHLRFAIAYWHTFCATGSDPFGQPTINRPWDRFSNPMDNAKARVEAAFEFFEKLNVPFFCFHDRDIAPEGENLRETNKNLDEIVSMIKEYLKTSKTKVLWGTANLFSHPRYVHGAATSCNADVFAYAAAQVKKALEVTKELGGENYVFWGGREGYETLLNTDMELELDNLARFLHMAVDYAKEIGFDGQFLIEPKPKEPTKHQYDFDAAHVYGFLKKYDLDKYFKLNIEVNHATLAGHDFHHELRFARINNMLGSIDANMGDLLLGWDTDQFPTDVRLTTLAMYEVVKAGGFDKGGLNFDAKVRRGSFELEDLVIGHIAGMDAFAKGFKIAYKLVKEAVFDKFIEERYRSYKEGIGAKIVSGQADFKMLEVYALNLSKIENKSGKQELLEMILNKYMFSE from the coding sequence ATGAAGTACTTCAAAGACATTCCAGAAGTAAAATATGAAGGACCACAGTCAGACAACCCATTTGCTTTCAAGTACTACAATCCTGAAGAAATCATTGACGGCAAGCCGTTAAAAGACCATCTTCGTTTTGCAATTGCTTACTGGCACACATTCTGTGCAACTGGTAGTGACCCGTTTGGCCAACCTACAATTAATCGTCCTTGGGACAGGTTCTCAAACCCAATGGACAATGCAAAGGCAAGAGTTGAAGCCGCATTTGAGTTTTTTGAAAAGCTAAATGTTCCATTTTTCTGTTTTCACGACAGAGACATTGCACCTGAAGGAGAAAATTTAAGAGAAACAAACAAGAACTTGGATGAGATAGTTTCTATGATCAAAGAATACTTAAAGACAAGCAAAACAAAAGTTTTGTGGGGAACAGCAAACCTGTTTTCACATCCGCGATATGTTCATGGGGCAGCAACATCCTGCAATGCTGATGTTTTTGCATATGCAGCAGCGCAGGTGAAAAAGGCGTTAGAGGTTACAAAAGAGCTTGGCGGTGAGAACTATGTGTTCTGGGGTGGAAGAGAAGGTTATGAGACACTTTTGAACACCGACATGGAACTTGAGCTTGACAACTTGGCAAGGTTTTTGCATATGGCAGTTGACTATGCAAAAGAGATAGGGTTTGACGGTCAATTTTTGATTGAGCCAAAACCAAAAGAACCAACTAAGCATCAGTATGATTTTGATGCTGCTCATGTTTATGGATTTTTGAAAAAGTATGACCTTGACAAATACTTCAAGCTCAACATAGAGGTAAACCATGCGACTTTGGCAGGACATGATTTCCACCATGAGTTGAGATTTGCGCGAATAAACAACATGCTTGGTTCAATTGATGCTAACATGGGCGATTTGCTTTTGGGCTGGGATACAGACCAGTTCCCAACAGATGTAAGACTTACCACACTTGCAATGTATGAGGTTGTTAAAGCAGGTGGCTTTGACAAAGGCGGGCTCAACTTTGATGCAAAGGTAAGAAGAGGTTCTTTTGAACTTGAAGACTTGGTCATTGGTCACATTGCGGGGATGGACGCTTTTGCAAAAGGATTTAAGATAGCATATAAGCTTGTCAAAGAGGCTGTATTTGATAAGTTTATTGAAGAAAGATACAGAAGCTACAAAGAAGGGATTGGAGCTAAGATTGTAAGTGGTCAGGCAGATTTTAAGATGTTAGAAGTATATGCTTTAAATCTTTCAAAGATAGAAAACAAATCTGGCAAGCAAGAGCTTCTTGAGATGATTTTGAACAAATACATGTTCAGTGAATAA